The following are encoded in a window of Amaranthus tricolor cultivar Red isolate AtriRed21 chromosome 2, ASM2621246v1, whole genome shotgun sequence genomic DNA:
- the LOC130803667 gene encoding protodermal factor 1-like, protein MKVFLFLLLVFIFVGLEFDVVQSGTMVTGAVFCDQCKDGQVSMFDYPLSGMKVSMVCSGSDGKMTTVGKDTTNMFGNYGITFDGTPDLSTCFAQISPNSNVDPSNKCGAIPGSPKSVKLMFSMFDMAMYTVDPLISQPAQPMSSCSTPSSPPTSPSPVTLPPPTSSNPPPMGPIVPVTPSAPPKAPAPAFQLPPMIPLPPAPFLRSSACSYDYWMKAEYKCYWRAVKPETSVAEVFGPLAAQKYGSDITLYASLQGKGDPYKTLLRESVTALLNSWNSMRFPYFAPQVLHHFNKALMSDSTSSVLQTALKFRRVNTGSPCKFETCKS, encoded by the exons ATGAAGGTGTTTTTATTCCTGTTGTTGGTATTTATCTTTGTTGGTCTGGAATTTGATGTTGTCCAAAGTGGAACAATGGTGACTGGTGCAGTTTTTTGCGACCAGTGTAAAGATGGCCAAGTGTCCATGTTTGATTATCCTCTCTCTG GGATGAAGGTAAGTATGGTATGTTCAGGAAGTGATGGAAAAATGACAACAGTTGGGAAAGACACCACAAATATGTTTGGCAACTATGGTATAACATTTGATGGAACCCCTGATTTGAGTACCTGTTTTGCTCAAATTTCACCAAATTCTAATGTGGACCCCAGTAATAAGTGTGGGGCTATTCCAGGCTCACCTAAATCAGTTAAACTTATGTTTAGCATGTTTGATATGGCAATGTATACTGTTGATCCTCTAATTTCTCAGCCTGCTCAGCCTATGTCTTCTTGTTCAACCCCTTCATCACCTCCTACTTCTCCTAGTCCAGTCACCTTACCACCTCCTACTAGCTCGAATCCACCACCGATGGGACCCATCGTTCCGGTCACTCCATCGGCTCCGCCCAAAGCTCCGGCACCGGCTTTTCAGCTTCCACCTATGATTCCCTTGCCACCAGCACCGTTCTTGAGAAGTTCGGCATGCTCATATGA TTATTGGATGAAGGCAGAGTACAAATGCTACTGGAGAGCAGTAAAGCCAGAAACATCAGTAGCAGAAGTATTTGGTCCATTAGCAGCCCAAAAATATGGGAGTGACATAACATTATATGCAAGCCTACAAGGTAAGGGTGACCCTTACAAAACCCTCTTAAGGGAATCTGTAACTGCACTTCTCAACTCTTGGAATAGCATGCGTTTTCCTTACTTTGCACCTCAAGTTCTTCACCACTTCAACAAGGCTTTAATGTCTGATTCTACATCTAGTGTGCTTCAAACAGCTTTGAAGTTCAGGAGGGTTAATACTGGATCTCCTTGCAAATTTGAAACTTGCAAGTCCTGA